One genomic region from Drosophila busckii strain San Diego stock center, stock number 13000-0081.31 chromosome 3R, ASM1175060v1, whole genome shotgun sequence encodes:
- the LOC108601603 gene encoding tachykinin-like peptides receptor 99D, with product MYSNDELLDNVNDNGDGDSDSNAYGWSNWTTYAPALLYNAMSSALMATEANQTPPTEFGLEPTMAYNLSRILPTGVTGLATLPAGGGISHEDGDAEEASFAFAMPLWRQVLWSILFGGMAIVATGGNLIVVWIVLTTKRMRTVTNYFIVNLSIADAMVSSLNVTFNYYYMLDNDWLFGELYCKISQFIAMLSICASVFTLMAISIDRYVAIMKPLQPRMSKRRNLAIAAVIWLASTLLSCPMWIFFKTDEVPETLETNSRVVCFAEWPDGPTNHSKQEHFYNILIFILTYFLPIISMTVTYSRVGIELWGSKTIGEYTPRQVENVRSKRRVVKMMIVVVLIFGFCWLPFHAYFIVTSCYPSLTEAPYIQEVYLVIYWLAMSNSMYNPIIYCWMNSRFRYGFKMVFRWCPFVHVETLNRRDNMTSRYSCSGSPDHNRIKRNDTQKSILYGCPSSPKAHRVAHAVMLRNSMPLMRETPTSALRHSVPAQHLGSSSRSSGRGNLRVAYQQELQERSSLSLSTTSEGPRTSHLHS from the exons ATGTATAGCAACGATGAGCTGCTGGACAATGTGAATGATAATGGTGATGGCGATAGCGATAGCAACGCCTATGGCTGGAGCAACTGGACCACTTATGCGCCCGCATTGCTCTACAATGCCATGAGCAGTGCTCTGATGGCGACTGAGGCCAATCAAACGCCGCCAACTGAATTTGGCTTGGAGCCCACAATGGCCTACAATCTGAGTCGCAT TTTGCCCACTGGCGTCACTGGACTAGCAACTTTGCCAGCTGGGGGCGGCATTAGTCACGAGGATGGCGACGCGGAAGAAGCGtcatttgcctttgccatgCCCTTGTGGCGTCAGGTGCTCTGGAGCATTCTATTTGGTGGCATGGCCATTGTTGCAACTGGTGGCAATCTAATTGTTGTCTGGATTGTGCTGACCACCAAGCGGATGCGCACAGTGACGAACTATTTTATAG TGAACCTCTCGATTGCGGATGCCATGGTCTCCAGCTTGAACGTTACCTTCAATTACTATTATATGCTGGATAACGACTGGCTCTTTGGCGAGCTCTACTGCAAAATATCACAATTCATTGCAATGCTCAGCATATGTGCCTCGGTCTTCACACTAATGGCTATATCCATAGACAG ATACGTGGCCATTATGAAGCCACTGCAGCCAAGAATGAGCAAGAGGCGCAATTTGGCTATCGCGGCGGTCATCTGGTTGGCATCCACGCTTTTATCCTGTCCCATGTGGATCTTCTTTAAAACCGACGAA gtACCCGAGACGCTGGAGACTAATTCGCGTGTCGTGTGCTTTGCTGAGTGGCCCGATGGCCCAACCAATCACTCCAAGCAGGAGCATTT CTACAACATACTCATCTTTATACTCACCTACTTTCTGCCCATCATCTCGATGACGGTGACCTATTCACGCGTGGGCATTGAGCTCTGGGGCTCCAAGACAATTGGGGAGTACACGCCGCGCCAAGTGGAGAATGTGCGCAGCAAGCGTCGG GTGGTCAAAATGATGATTGTGGTTGTGCTCATATTCGGATTCTGTTGGCTGCCATTTCACGCCTACTTCATTGTCACATCCTGCTACCCGAGCCTGACTGAGGCGCCCTACATCCAGGAGGTTTACTTGGTTATCTACTGGCTGGCCATGAGCAACTCCATGTACAATCCCATTATTTACTGTTGGATGAATTCGCG TTTTCGTTATGGCTTCAAGATGGTATTTCGCTGGTGTCCCTTTGTGCATGTGGAGACGCTTAACCGACGGGACAATATGACATCGCGTTACTCCTGCTCGGGCTCGCCGGATCACAATCGCATCAAACGAAATG acacccAAAAGTCCATACTTTACGGCTGCCCTAGCTCACCCAAGGCCCATCGAGTGGCACACGCTG TTATGCTGCGGAACTCAATGCCGCTGATGCGTGAGACGCCAACGTCGGCGCTGCGTCACTCGGTGCCAGCGCAGCATTTgggaagcagcagccgcagcagcggtAGAGGCAATCTTAGGGTAGCCTATCAGCAGGAGCTGCAGGAACGCAGCTCGCTTAGTCTAAGCACGACATCGGAAGGTCCACGCACCTCGCATCTGCACTCTTGA